In Phaeobacter porticola, one DNA window encodes the following:
- a CDS encoding cupin domain-containing protein, translated as MSNIENHIVRYGDLKPCKTAFIDAHTPGSDQKENFTIIGGGVSESPDQHVHIADQIGFNIGAAGQPPRCRNSLHDHNTAEIFFVLKGKWRFFWGRWGDAGEVTLEEGDIFNIPTGIFRGFENIGTDYGMIMAVLGGDDAGGGVHWAPQVIKDAADHGLVLGENGVLYDTKKGDVLPHNVNPMPLMSDEDLDKRAEPTTADVLPNHVARYWDLMALSDNQPATVIGADAILRDRPGFEVDFLSRNSISPDVHTHDQNTVLMPVRGHWKISIQGEESVLNPGDTCLIKAGEAHSVTPSMTGEASLYRIRATDDPAGLTGSVH; from the coding sequence ATGAGTAACATTGAAAACCACATCGTTCGCTACGGCGATCTGAAGCCCTGTAAAACTGCATTCATTGACGCCCATACGCCGGGGTCGGATCAGAAGGAAAACTTCACCATCATCGGTGGCGGTGTGTCTGAAAGCCCTGACCAGCACGTGCATATCGCTGACCAGATCGGGTTCAACATTGGCGCTGCTGGCCAACCACCGCGCTGTCGCAACTCGCTGCATGACCACAACACCGCCGAGATCTTCTTTGTCCTGAAGGGCAAGTGGCGGTTCTTCTGGGGCCGCTGGGGTGATGCTGGCGAGGTGACGCTGGAAGAGGGTGATATCTTCAACATCCCGACTGGCATATTTCGCGGGTTTGAAAACATCGGCACTGACTATGGAATGATCATGGCGGTCCTTGGCGGCGACGACGCTGGTGGCGGCGTGCATTGGGCCCCTCAGGTGATCAAGGATGCGGCGGACCACGGCCTCGTGCTGGGGGAAAACGGCGTGCTTTATGACACGAAGAAGGGCGATGTACTTCCCCACAACGTCAATCCCATGCCGCTCATGTCAGATGAAGACCTGGACAAGCGGGCCGAACCGACCACCGCAGACGTTCTGCCAAATCACGTCGCGCGGTACTGGGACTTGATGGCGCTGTCTGACAATCAGCCTGCTACGGTCATCGGAGCCGATGCGATCCTGCGTGATCGTCCCGGGTTCGAGGTGGATTTCCTGTCGCGCAACTCGATCTCGCCTGATGTGCACACGCATGATCAGAACACCGTTCTGATGCCTGTACGCGGGCATTGGAAAATCAGTATCCAAGGGGAAGAAAGCGTTCTGAACCCAGGCGACACCTGCCTGATCAAAGCAGGCGAGGCGCATTCTGTCACGCCGTCCATGACGGGCGAAGCCAGCCTTTATCGTATCCGCGCAACAGACGACCCAGCTGGCCTGACAGGTTCCGTACATTAA
- a CDS encoding LacI family DNA-binding transcriptional regulator has translation MSKKHVTSAEVAERAGVSQSAVSRTFTPGASASKKTAEKVRKAAAELGYRPNVLARAMVSGKSRIIGLVVAYLENQFYPEALEKLSNELQKRGYHLLIFLAEQTAGHIDIVVDEILDYQVDGIIAASVAMSSDLSERCRAAGVPMVLFNRSQDDPNMSAVTSDNYAGGRKVAEFLLAAGHRKIGHIAGWHGASTQRDREAGFISALAEAGVALHSRAEGDFSMEKATEATRSMFASDPPEAIFVANDHMALAVMDTLRFELGLKVPEDVSVVGYDDVPAASWPAYNLTTVRQPANRMVTNTVEILLDQIENEISETRRIAIDGPLILRGSAKIPEGWTT, from the coding sequence ATGAGCAAAAAGCATGTTACCTCTGCCGAAGTTGCCGAACGCGCTGGTGTCAGCCAGTCTGCGGTATCGCGTACCTTCACGCCCGGGGCATCGGCCTCCAAGAAAACTGCCGAGAAAGTGCGCAAAGCAGCGGCAGAGCTGGGATATCGCCCCAATGTTCTGGCCCGTGCAATGGTATCGGGCAAAAGCCGCATTATCGGTCTGGTGGTGGCCTACCTTGAAAACCAATTCTATCCTGAAGCTCTCGAAAAACTGTCGAATGAACTGCAAAAACGCGGCTATCACCTGCTGATATTCCTGGCCGAGCAGACCGCTGGCCATATCGACATCGTTGTCGATGAAATTCTGGATTATCAAGTGGATGGCATTATTGCGGCCTCGGTTGCGATGTCGTCCGATCTCTCTGAACGATGCCGCGCGGCCGGTGTGCCGATGGTTCTGTTTAACCGTAGTCAGGATGACCCGAACATGTCCGCCGTGACCTCGGACAATTATGCAGGCGGGCGCAAGGTCGCCGAGTTCCTGTTGGCCGCCGGGCATAGAAAGATTGGACATATTGCAGGTTGGCATGGCGCTTCGACCCAGCGCGACCGTGAGGCCGGGTTCATTTCGGCGCTTGCTGAAGCAGGCGTAGCCCTGCATTCACGCGCCGAGGGAGATTTCTCGATGGAAAAGGCGACAGAGGCGACCCGTTCAATGTTCGCTTCAGATCCACCCGAGGCCATCTTTGTCGCCAATGACCATATGGCCCTTGCCGTGATGGACACGCTGCGGTTCGAACTGGGATTGAAGGTGCCCGAGGATGTATCGGTTGTCGGATATGATGATGTGCCGGCGGCCAGCTGGCCTGCCTACAATCTGACAACTGTGCGCCAGCCAGCTAATCGAATGGTTACAAACACCGTCGAAATTCTGCTCGACCAGATCGAAAACGAAATCAGCGAAACACGGCGTATCGCCATTGACGGGCCGCTGATCTTGCGCGGATCCGCCAAAATTCCAGAAGGATGGACCACATGA
- a CDS encoding ester cyclase, with product MKGFDPKFSDFPDYILKITKEIWEDRGIATLNHYYTENIPMRFPEGVSIGNQGTMNGTLATLAEFPDRELTGEDVIWSGNEEEGFLSSHRLLTMGTHTGGGYFGPATGKRFVIRAIADCAAINDQINDEWLIRDTAGIVLQLGMKPKKFARNLIAREGGPENCVKPFCPAVDVEGPYKNRGNDNEWGARMADILTRMMDKDFAVIRSEYDRAVQAEHPASTTAHSWADTEKLWMGLRASFPNAEFKIEHQIGREDPMLSPRAAIRWSLHGKHDGWGMFGQPTSADVYVMGFTHAEFGPYGLRREWTLFDHVSIWKQILMQTGAC from the coding sequence ATGAAGGGATTTGACCCGAAGTTCTCCGATTTCCCAGATTATATTCTGAAAATCACCAAAGAGATTTGGGAAGATCGCGGCATCGCGACGCTGAACCATTACTACACCGAGAACATTCCAATGCGCTTTCCCGAAGGCGTGTCGATCGGCAATCAGGGCACGATGAATGGCACACTGGCGACCTTGGCCGAATTCCCTGACCGCGAATTGACGGGCGAGGATGTGATCTGGTCTGGCAATGAAGAGGAGGGCTTCTTGTCCTCGCATCGTCTGCTGACCATGGGCACGCATACCGGCGGCGGCTATTTTGGCCCGGCCACCGGCAAGCGCTTTGTCATCCGCGCGATCGCCGATTGTGCTGCGATCAACGACCAGATCAATGATGAATGGTTGATCCGGGACACTGCGGGGATTGTGCTGCAACTGGGAATGAAACCCAAGAAGTTCGCCCGCAACCTGATCGCGCGCGAAGGCGGGCCTGAAAACTGCGTCAAGCCGTTTTGCCCCGCAGTTGATGTTGAAGGCCCCTACAAGAACCGCGGCAACGACAACGAATGGGGGGCACGGATGGCCGACATTCTGACCCGGATGATGGACAAGGATTTCGCCGTGATCCGGTCGGAATATGATCGCGCCGTGCAGGCCGAGCATCCGGCCTCGACCACCGCGCATTCATGGGCGGATACGGAAAAGCTCTGGATGGGGCTGCGCGCGTCTTTCCCGAATGCAGAGTTCAAGATTGAGCACCAGATCGGGCGCGAAGATCCCATGCTTTCGCCGCGTGCTGCGATCCGATGGAGCCTGCATGGCAAGCATGACGGATGGGGGATGTTTGGCCAACCGACTAGCGCTGACGTCTACGTGATGGGCTTCACCCACGCAGAGTTTGGACCATACGGATTGCGCCGTGAATGGACACTGTTTGACCATGTCTCGATCTGGAAGCAGATCCTGATGCAGACGGGGGCGTGCTAA